tattacaattagTTAACCTTCTAACATGATacactttttattttcaaaagaaaaaggcaaaaaaaaaataaaatagacttGGTCAGATGGCAAGGTTCCTCTACCCCATTTTGCACGCCTAGAGTAAAGTCCTCCAAGGCATGGGTCAATTTTGGTCCCCCATTAAATCACAGAGGGGAAGAGAAGACTAGATCAACTTGAGGGCACACAAATCACAATACAAGTAGAAAGCATGAAGGGTTGAGGTTTGGGTTTGGATTTAGCTAAGGAGTTGTTAGTTAATTAGTTGGGGATTTGATGGTTACAACTTGTCATACACAgatgtttattaattatttccttttcttttcttttcaaggACACAATTTGTTTACGCAACCCTCTCACTCTTTCTATTTTTCCACCTTAATTACAACCTTGCTCATATTCAAATgtaaacacacaaaaaaaaagcaTCATATTATTGATCAAAATCCCCCCTCAAAAAAAGGAACAATAtctaaaaagagaaatatttctAAAGGAAGACTCTAAAAATGATTGCATAACTACCcgaaaagtaatgttatatgtataattttatgtataaaaaatgatatatcgttatatgattagataattaaaaattataaataaaacaatattcaatcatgtggtgatatatatttgtttatacacaaaattatacataaaaattgtgtatataattttattgtatggaTAATGTGCAattagcaaataaaataataaagtctTGAGATAGAGCAATGtgaattgtaaatatttttatatacgtaattgaatacataaattatgtgtgAAGCAAAGAAGTGGAGAATACGTTGGTGTGCAACAAAGAATATGCCATAGGTGGTAGTATTTTACCCCTAAATGTATGAAAATTGATGAATTCATTGACATTCAATAAACTAGAAATAGAACGCCAGCAAatgtttaagtgataaaagaaaatgtgaaaacGATTAAGTGTtatgttatctttaatttaaaattatctaatcatataatgatatatcatcaatacatttatatatctattgtTTGAGATAATactaaagaaaattaattgaatGCTTACGAGGACAAGGGTTTGGTtaggtaaattttatttttctaaagtAGCTATAAAGACTTGTAACAACCATCTTTGATATTCCAACTGCTCTATTTTTTGGAATGAAGAACAAAGTATATGCTTCCCATCCTTTGGTAGATATGCCCTCACCAAAACACAACAACATCTATAATGTCcattctaatttaattattttgaaaacttttcacttgatattaagaaaaaaaatcttgagaTATATCGTGcaatttgagataaaaaaaaatttatcgatATATATTATTCACGATGAATTTCAACATTTTCTCAATTATCACGTAATTTGAgtttagaattattttttaatagatattaTTCACAAtgaatttcaacattttttatgtaatttgagataaaaaagTATTTCtcgatatatattatttatgatgaattttaatttattttcttacaaTCTTAAGTAGaaagtaattaataaattgttaaattaaagaacgcacaatattatgtatatatactaatatataattagatatacagatgatgtattattatatgatttgatattaatttacccttaattcaaacttattaaattatataatgacacattatctatgtattaaaatgtaaattaaaaattgtgtgtatataattttatatttacatatatttattttttacactaAATATCTATCCTTAActcattttatcaatattcaTGATATTTTATACCCACTTCAACACTGaatctttcatttaaaaattaatcgtCCCTAAATAAGATTAGTTCTATGTAATTTGATAATCATAGAAGGTCAAAGATGATTAATGTTAGCCAAAATACACGTCGCCAGGCGTTGAACCCAACTTCAACTTCCTCCCAACTCTCTTTTTTCATAcagtatatatatacacaaccatctctcctttcttttcatatttttcttctgtttcatCGTCcaaatttctcttttattcaTGGCTTCTGCCTCCGTAACCATCACTGACACCGCCTCATGGTACTGTGCCGTTGTGCTGTTGGCCTTAATACTACTGGGTTCAATCAGGGAGAATAATTCTCTTGCTGATGAGTCTCAAGTGAGAGGCGGCCAGCTTTTGGATAGACCCTGCGATGAAATCTATGTGGTGGGTGAAGGCGAGACCCTCCACACCATCAGCGACAAGTGTGGCGACCCGTTTATAGTCGAGCGTAACCCGCATATCCATGACCCGGATGATGTCTATCCGGGTCTTGTCATCAAGATTACTCCTTCAAAACCAAGAAAGATGAGGTAACTGAAAGAGAATAAagcaaaggaaagaaaagaagagttcTCTCTATCTTCTTCCTAGCTTGTATCGTATCTATTCTTATACGAGTATATGCTttctaatagaattttttttgctttcatACTACTttggtagtttttttttttttttctcttttctccagATTTCTCTGTGTAATAGGAGAAGAGGAGTTACAAAGATGTAAAAGTTGGCATAGTGAgagtttttgtttataaattttcttaataaaaaccaaatatttgtaaatatttccACATAATTAATCAAGTCCTCTTCTGTTTGTTCAGCATCTCTGTTCCTAACAAGCCCTAGATTTTTCCACTAACTTCATAGCAAATATCTGCAGTTCGAAGAATCTGCAGCGTTCTGAATTCCTCAAGTACTTTATTTGAATCGatcttgttttttgttttttcattctttgaagatgatgatgatgggttTTAGAGTTATACAGAGCCGAAAGAGTAAGTTTTGGGTCAAATCGacaaaacaaaatggagttTGGGTTGGTGGTGGGAGAGAAAAGGAGGGGCATTATATTGTCTCAGGTAAAGAAATGCTTCGAGCCTTCAACTGCTCTAGGGGAATTCTGTAGTTGACTTGTAATTTCTCAAACGTGTCTTCTTTTCATTGGCTTGATTTTGACACGTTTAAAACTTTTGGTTTAgcgaaaaaacaaaactcaattttttttatttctttgttaagAGAATGGGAATTGCCAAGGTAAATTCGGATTCAAAAgactttaaaagttaatttgatttaatttggttgaagtcaaattcatttagtttaaatttgaataagtcAAGAGAATTGACTCATTTTTGAAATTgagtaaatttaaattaaagagaattcgatttgattcaaatcaccAATTAAATAGATTATtcgatttagtttaaatttaacttgtgactcaattcaaaatttttaaataattgtcaaaacaacatcattatcatgaatcataaattatagccaaatcatttttattcaaactgaacttgaatcatctttaattttaacccaaaaaactCAAATGGAATTGGAGtcgaattatttttattcgaatcgaactcaaattAAGGAATGTTTGGATTTAGGTCAACCCGTATCCACCCATAAACAAAGCTTTTTATGGGTTTAAAGTTATAAAGTGAATTTTAATAAcccttatttattttcaaaatcactCACTAATCTTagtttttatttggtttaagaTATAATTTGTAATGTAATTACCTATGCTAGTTTGGTTAATTAGATAAACAAGTAAGACCTAATAATAATCTTTAAACTCTTGGATATACTTTaaaactttttccttttttgtaaatttataaaataaaatgaaatactaTCATGGGTTCcctattattaattaaacaaataccATAATTGGGTGGCATAGataattataaaaccaaataGGTTGTGGGGTGGCATATCTTTATCTCCAATGTGTAATTAGGTAGCGGTCCAAATAATTTGAATGGAGCATACCATCATCAACTAGACATGCTTAGTATTTAGCACTTTCGATAAAGTTGAATGTGACATTTTGCGTTGGCAGGCGGCACCCCACTTTTGTCTATTCTATCTAGAGGGATGCCAATAAGAGGGACGGGGAGAAAAATCAATCTTGTTCCCATTCTCACAAGGAGTATCGGTCTTCGTTTCTGATCTGTCTTTATTATAGAGATGACAATAATTCTCTaatcttttttgaaaaaaaatcattatttttctgttcccatagagaaattttttttttcatatcttctaacaactaaataaatatattaaataataaaattaaaattaatctattattttaattatcataaatattatatatttatcgtcttaatatatacaacaaaaacaataataaacttaaaaaatataaataatttaaaattataaaaatatattagtattttaaacaaaaatattaatataaaggggcAAAGATAGCTGTAGGACGGGGCAAAAATAAGATACATGTATCTTTGTCTCTGATTGTAgagatattttttatctatgtCCCTGTCCTCGTTCCTTTTCATATTTCTACGAGGAATCTCTTCCCCGTTAGAGTTAGAAAAGGTTAAAAACTCTAAATTCGAacaaaaattgtcatctataatTCAaacttcatattataattttaacctaTGTTATATTTGTGAAAATAATTGGAACAAATTATTAggagattatattatataatacactTGTCATGGATGTAGTGGAACCAATTTGATCAGTTTTATTTGGTTTCGaaatttattcatttgattaGTTTTCTTCTATCAAGAAGGGAGAtgattgaaagaagaaaaaggtggATATGGTAGTCGTCGTTCTCATTAGAGATGGTGGTGgacaaagagagaagaaaaaaacttagaGATGTAAGAGCgaaaaagtcactttttaaaactaaaaaagttgAAACCAGAATGAAATTATCAATCTTTAAAATCTaggataaaaaatagaataaaattatatattttttaatattactagtaaaataatgattttacccttaaccctaatATAAAATTCTAACAGAAGTTTGATGGCAGataaatatttgggtttttgaaacctTACAAATGAGATTTTGGGAATACACTAAACcctgggtgggaattagtcttttggccttactaTTGTATGGactttacattatttttatgaatatgatATAATTCATAAGCTATAAGTTATTGTAAGTAAAGCTTTAAATTCAAGTATTTTATTTACTCATTTATTCTACATAATTGTGTGAGAATAGAGTCAATCATAgcatttattattatcaattcaATGGGGGAGattatatcgtatcataattttttaagggAGAATTGACAACTGAAATGTTTTACCATTTTTCTTATGGAATGACAGAATTAACTATTCttaccattaaaaaaatacagttgaACTTAATAACATGAGCTCCTTTTAGCTTCGCTCACCCTAATATATATTCTTTCCATCTTTACAATTTTCCATTTTCGTCGAATCTCTCCATCATTgtcatgattttttatttaacattccTCAATTTAACATTCTTCAACTCCAATTCCAAAGATGAAATATTGTTGTGATATTTATTGTTATGGATGAATTGAGTTTCGTGACAAATATTGACAAATTGTAagtgaaggattttggcaagaaaattataatttttagatcatgttcacatcatatgtaacaatgatgatataaaatttatatgttgttttaagaaataaaacatagaaacatgtaaattaCCTTATACCTTGTAAGTTGacttgaagtttggaagcttgaatcactaaaataagtgatctcttgacttgcacccttcaaggaagaaagaTAGAAGAAAATGGATGCTTTTTCccggcaaaagaagaagaagaagagaaaaatgtaaatttctctacatttttctctcttttattaaactaaaacttgatatttatcaagttaaaacatgtGTTCAATTcgcattggttgataattaagagaaattagaatttgacacatattgaataatttgtgtccaaaattattcattctaactttctaaacaatttaaaatgtgtaaaatgacaattttgccccttttccaaatcttattcgaaaaacacaatttttatccttgaaaagtactagccaaccatggataaatatttttagcttcatAACACAAATTTCTTCCTTAAAATATGGGTGTGACATTCAAGGTTCATAATGACAGTCATGGGTCCCATATCAAACGAAACgttttattatatcactatataacctaaaactgtcgttaaccaatatacttcatttttcgctacaaaacgaagctcccactgatcatatggtgtcatctagcaatgtctcatgacccctacatcacaatgaagtacaaacTTCACATAATGTTAAATGGAcatttcttactcacacttacaaTGTAGTTCAATCCCTCCGTcgttacatcccgattaaacttggattcatagaatgtcaaaatccaatatttaatcttttcgaatatcaagtaatacatcataacgtgccacatcgaaactctcttcatgtAGTCTTTTACCTATACtagccagtgtcttagattttcatgtttctcgatattcgtatgggaactcgGGAGCAATCGAGCTGACGGATctctgtatgatcatcacttgtcctctcgctcaagcaacatatgatcaaagcggcTTCTGAATGACACATGATTAGCCTCATgctatacaccatatgaaccatacgttctgGAACGAaacacaactgtgatatcttaAGTCAAATgatttatacactagtatgatttacgatgtgtCATTGattacatattaatgcccatgtgatcatcgtttagcggtcacgttcgataaataatataatataataaccttttaTCAGTTTTCTAACCATCAAACAGTTCTATTGTTTACatatgtgtatatccaccatgtctaatatcatccactgatataacgtggtgatatagcacacacccactatgcaatactattgcccaaatagATTGCCTATAGAGAAACGATttgatgatatttattaaaactcatcgggacctttcacatgttatatgcatgtagctaatatggatataatatacaattacaaCATTGATATAAAAGTGACTcaaaaaacatgtgaagtattgttaataatgtatatgcaagatatacaacccttgaaactaacaaagcgattggtttttagggcatattctaacagtAAGACGACCCCCTTCAAACGTTAGATGAAGATAAAAGTGGTTGCCCTTCCTTCTTCTTGGGCCACTGATGGAAGATAGGGGGATAGCTAGCTTCGGTCATTAGAGAAGCACCTACAAAATTTTCCAAACCCTAAGggagaatttgtcatttttcaaactttgggtggaagaaattacaaatttttaaacttagaaggaaaatttaataaatttttagtttttttaaatatttttactaaatgatgattttacttttgacaacaactataaaaattaataaatcgatgaaatttgagttttttaaaattaattgatgaaaaacttgaaaaaaaactAATCTTTGAATGGAAATAAGccctttggccaaaaaaaaaagaattaaaaggaaGTAATCATGGTTGGTTGTTTTTTAATAGCTTTTATGTAAGGAGACATTTCACGAGTAAGATAATGAAATTTGCAGCCAAATTATGCTACATTTATCAGGGATTTTTTCCATAGGTCATTAATGTTTGAGGCAATTGCATTTATTTGCCCAAGATTTGACTCAAAAACACTTCTTCACCTCTTGATGTTAtactttttcaatttaaaatcaaatcttttcaaCAAAGAGGCTGAAATATAGCtccaaatttataaaattattatattatctctcgttatttcatttattgtgaaattatcatataattctcCTATTCTcctattttttctctttctcttttctttcgtttcgtattttatcttttctccGTCAAGACTTTTATAGTAACAATAGTTATCAACCTTAACACAGACTTTAATTTCCTTGGTTGCGTTGTTGATAGCCTCAGCAATTATGTCTCCTTCCACCAATGAAacattgaatttgaagatgGGTTTATTGACATTATGTTTACGTTCAAGATTGAAGAAGGGAATGAAAAAATTTGTGGATTTGAGTTCAACAAGAGATTAAAAGTAGACAACCATTGtggaaacataaaaataaaggaTTAAAGTTCAACGTTGACAAATAGTTACAGTAGAAATGAAAATGTATCGgccatttctttatttttcatttatttaaaaaatttaattttggggAAAAAGTGTGATTTTCCATCAAAGTACTAAACCATGTTTTCGACCCAACCTTGagtgagaaaatataatttaattttaggagatatttagtttagataatattttattattaaaattaaaatattactttgaaaataaattatttagaagattattagatataaataattattatgtttgataaaattttataattataaataataattgtgtttaattaaaagtaataaaagaatattagtgtattattttacttaaatgttcttagatataattattttgaaatattttttgtgttatttattatattaattaaaaaagagattatttttatcttaacaaattaataactaagaaaatattattataataaaatcaatattactttttaatacctaaaataaaagtgataatcagattatcacctgtATTACTTAGtacattattattgttaataaaaaattatcgtaatattttattattgacaaattaaataaaataatataggtaataaaaaatataatacaatataatatttgtttaataataaccAAATACCctttagggtgcgtttggttaaaagtttttaagattatcctggtaatctatcttttattcttttgtttggtttgtcagtaataaaatattacagtaatcttctattaccaatgctaacgtggcaggtaatatatgtggtaatctgattaccaccttcaccttaggtatttaaagattactagggtaatcttgagtttattatagaaaaattattatttattaattttttgagataaaaataaatttatttttaattaatatgacaaataatataaaaaatatttaaaaataattatattcaagggcatttaaataaaatattttattagtaatcttttattacctttaaccaaacacaataattatttatacctatcaaattttatcaaacatagtaatcatttatacccagtaatcttctaagtaatctatcttcaaagtaatctttctattttagtaatcaaacattacctaaaccaaacgcTCCCTTAATGTTTtgtctataaattattatataccAGGATTGCGGTATTGCTTAAATTTTCACGAGTCGAGTTAGGTTTTGCAGTGGCCAAGATTTTGTCCATTTGCTCTTTTTGccattttcattttccatgGCTTCTGTTACCCAGAGAATGGTATGCACAcaatttgttttcttcttatttctttatttttacaGCTTTATGTATGTAATCAAGTAAAAACCCTCTCTAATTTGCAGCTCCATACTACACATTTGTCAAAGAAGAAACTTCAGCCCCGCCAATTTCATACGACGACTACATAATAGTCGGTGGAGGAACCGCAGGCTGTCCCTTAGCTGCAACTCCGGGCAAGAGGCAGCTTACTATATGGCATATGCGAACCCTAAAGACATACGCAAATTCGCCGCCACTCTCATTGACACTTCCCCACGTCACCTTCCCGACAGTTTATCTCCAAGGACAGTGTGTACAACGTCTGTGCCGGTGTTCTCAGTGGCGGGAGTGTTTTCAATGCAGGGATTTACACGCGAACTGCTGAAAATTACACAAAAAAGTGGTTGGAGTGAAGATTTGGTGAAGAATTTAGGTGTGGATGTGGACCAAGCCGAGCCGAACACCTTTTGGCTtaagttcaattcgaatttatcaAGTAAAAATTAAGTCAGATTCAGGTGAAAATGACTCAGCTcattttagtttgagtttggctcaaTTTCGTAGtttaaatcaattattcaaattcGTAGCTTGTTCGATTCAAATTAATAGTTCGaatatatgattcaaatttatggctCAAGTTTGtggttcattgacaaaatgatgtcgttttacctaaataatattcaaaattttttattcaaaccaaaccaagttacaaatttgaatcactaatttaaactataaattcaaactgattaGAGCTCAATTAAGCGATGAAATTGAAATACTGATTCAAGACAagaattcaaaccgaatttgagttgaattgagCCAAACACCTCTCATCTagaatttggtttggtttaaaaaacgaGGAAAATTTTCTAgctcaagtttaatttaaatttaaatcaaatgaatttaaagcaagttaaatcaaactaaatcaatttttcaaaccgAATTGACTTGAATCATACCCAACCTCAAACATTCTTATGAATAGGGGGAGAAGAAGGGGGCACTCGATCAAGTTGTGTGTGAGTTTAGCTTTGCTTACTCTTGGGCCCAAAGGCTTTCAGCAGACTATGGATTGTTCACGAATCAGGGTTTCTATCTCTCACATCCCTAATTTTTAGTCTAAAAGCTTGAACCATATTGTGATTAGGTTTTGATTCAAGTTAGTTATGAAGATGTTTAATTTGTCAAACTGgtgagtttgaaaaaatttgatacaaactaaataaaacgacatgatatcattttaatcattttttttggCTCGGTCTCTTTCAAGTAAATTGAGctcaaacaattttaaaaaaaggtcAAGCTTAAGTTCGATATCtctcaaaccaaattgaacttGAACTTTAATTGTGATGCTCTTTGAATGACAAAGCATGAGAGGAATTTGATCTGCTTTTTGCCCATTGAAATCTCTAGCAAATGCAAATCAAATCATGGTAGCCCATGgctcatataataacataagaaattatattttctttttatttttttaagaatttaaaaataattacttaagaattagaaaaagaaaaggggtGTGCTTGACTTCCAACTTTCTGTGTAGTTTTGCACTTTTCTgggaaattgtgaaattttgaagaaaagaagTCACATATTAACATGGTTTGCTTATTTACTGCGAAATTAATTTGGATTTTATACtcgtttttactttttattaggGGTGTACACGATCAAATTTGATACgggttgaaattttttaaaacgaaactgaaaaaaataatttctaacaatttttaaactaaatcaaaatattttaggttttaaatcaaaacaaatcaaactgaaaaaatataatttagtctAGTTTGAATTAcgatttaaattatgatttttaataacttatgatacacaatataatacaaatagAAAACCATACGTATTATaagatgtatcaaattaatataatacaataaatatatcttataatatgatacatattattgatacaaataaatatacttatttagagaaaatgatagcGCAATATGagtgtttatgaaaaattttcataatgatgatgatatgtcaaaaattttcacatgttaaagatatttgtaatattttttaaaatgatgatgtgccaattatatatttttattattttattttttaaaaatgatgatgtgccaattatatatttttattattttattttttaaaagtcaaattatatgatataatacataaaatatgatatgaaaaattagatttttaatatataattcaattactatgatttaaacattttaaaatcatttgtttacatacatatatataattttaaatttacaaaaaaactTGCATTAAAATAGTGTTATTCAGTTGAAATTGGACTAACTCTCTTCAATATTTAACTTAACGTCAGGAAAAATCTTTCTTGTCATTTTGTTTAAGAATGATTATTCAATTTGCATACGGCACACCtattttaaaaggccaaaggactattcccCTCTCACTTCCCCCACAAGCGACCCCCCCAAGTTTAGGTGCCATCTCTTGCCACACCCGTGAGGTTTGAATACCAAATATCTCATCCAtccattaaaaatcttaattataattaggggtaaatttgttgtttaataaaaaagtttaaaaatctaaagttttattcatttgccccccttagtttgaaaatctcacaattttcct
The genomic region above belongs to Mangifera indica cultivar Alphonso chromosome 15, CATAS_Mindica_2.1, whole genome shotgun sequence and contains:
- the LOC123198150 gene encoding uncharacterized protein LOC123198150: MASASVTITDTASWYCAVVLLALILLGSIRENNSLADESQVRGGQLLDRPCDEIYVVGEGETLHTISDKCGDPFIVERNPHIHDPDDVYPGLVIKITPSKPRKMR